A window of the Arenibacter algicola genome harbors these coding sequences:
- a CDS encoding transketolase family protein, producing MKKYIDQGKNDTRSGFGAGLAELGRTNPNVVALCADLVGSLKMEKFIEENPERFFQIGIAEANMMGIAAGLTIGGKIPFTGTFANFSTGRVYDQIRQSIAYSDKNVKICASHAGVTLGEDGATHQILEDLGLMKMLPGMTVINTCDYNQTKAATIAIAEHHGPVYLRFGRPKVANFTPVDQKFEIGKAVMLNEGTDVTIVATGHLVWEALIAAENLEKQGISAEVINIHTIKPLDGEAVLKSVKKTGCIVTAEEHNYLGGLGESISGFLATTHPTPQEFVATKDTFGESGTPEQLMDKYGLNNKAIENAVVSVLKRK from the coding sequence ATGAAAAAATATATAGATCAAGGTAAGAATGACACAAGAAGTGGTTTTGGTGCGGGACTGGCCGAATTGGGCAGGACCAACCCCAATGTAGTTGCTTTGTGCGCTGATTTGGTAGGATCCCTTAAGATGGAGAAATTTATAGAGGAAAATCCCGAGCGTTTCTTCCAAATAGGTATTGCCGAAGCCAATATGATGGGTATTGCCGCAGGACTTACCATAGGTGGAAAAATTCCCTTTACCGGAACTTTTGCCAACTTTTCAACTGGAAGGGTCTATGATCAAATAAGACAATCTATCGCTTATTCCGATAAGAACGTAAAAATCTGTGCTTCCCATGCGGGGGTTACCCTAGGTGAAGACGGTGCTACACACCAAATATTGGAAGATTTGGGATTGATGAAGATGTTGCCCGGAATGACCGTCATCAACACTTGCGACTACAATCAGACAAAGGCCGCCACCATTGCAATAGCAGAACATCACGGTCCTGTTTATCTAAGGTTTGGGCGACCAAAAGTGGCCAACTTTACCCCTGTTGACCAAAAATTTGAAATAGGTAAAGCCGTTATGCTGAATGAGGGAACCGATGTTACCATAGTTGCCACTGGTCACTTGGTATGGGAAGCCTTGATAGCAGCCGAAAATTTAGAAAAACAAGGCATATCCGCCGAAGTAATAAACATACATACCATTAAGCCTCTTGACGGGGAAGCAGTGTTAAAATCTGTTAAAAAAACAGGTTGCATAGTTACTGCGGAAGAACATAATTATTTAGGTGGACTTGGTGAAAGTATCTCCGGATTCCTAGCTACCACGCACCCCACACCCCAAGAATTTGTTGCTACCAAAGATACTTTTGGGGAAAGTGGCACACCTGAACAATTAATGGATAAATACGGATTAAACAATAAAGCTATAGAGAACGCCGTTGTGAGTGTGTTAAAAAGAAAATAA
- a CDS encoding outer membrane beta-barrel protein, with protein MKKTVLLAAIALMGITAHAQKGSGFGIKGGLNYGANGDYFESTEQAYKDPKSNVGYHLGIFGQVGDKIYLRPELVYTKTKSDYENNSLNMSKLDLPVLLGINIIGPLNVFAGPAFQYILDTDYDGITIGDVENDFTVGLNIGAGLSFGRFGIDLRYERGFSENEVTVVDGAFSNDRIDTRPDQLVLSVALKL; from the coding sequence ATGAAGAAAACAGTTTTATTAGCAGCTATTGCTTTAATGGGCATAACTGCACACGCGCAAAAAGGTTCAGGGTTCGGCATCAAAGGCGGACTTAACTATGGCGCTAATGGTGATTATTTTGAATCTACCGAACAAGCCTACAAAGACCCTAAAAGCAACGTGGGGTATCACCTAGGAATTTTCGGGCAGGTTGGGGATAAAATTTACCTGAGACCTGAATTGGTTTACACCAAAACAAAATCGGACTATGAAAATAATAGTTTGAACATGAGCAAACTAGATCTTCCTGTTCTATTGGGTATCAATATCATAGGCCCACTTAACGTTTTTGCCGGACCAGCGTTTCAATATATTTTGGATACGGATTATGACGGGATCACCATCGGCGATGTTGAAAATGATTTTACGGTTGGTCTAAATATTGGTGCCGGACTGTCTTTTGGAAGGTTTGGAATAGACCTGAGATACGAAAGGGGTTTTAGTGAGAATGAAGTGACTGTTGTTGACGGTGCTTTTTCCAATGACCGAATTGACACAAGACCAGATCAATTGGTTTTAAGTGTTGCCTTAAAACTTTAA
- a CDS encoding IS1182 family transposase — translation MKRNFKEYNQQQNWLFPPSIEELIPEDHPVRIVNGVIEHLDLKPLIKAYSKDGQPSYHPKMMLKVMVYAYMDNTYSTRKIEKAMRENINFMWLSNKQVADHNTIARFRSQKLKDVFKDIFKQVVLLLAQEGLVKLKEVYTDGTKIESVAGRYTFVWGNALKTQKEKMARQLEEMWEYAQSIADEEDTDPTPPDFKKVDKEKVEKTAQKIDKILKGNPKASSKAKAKARYIAKNFPANLEKYEQQEQLLGNRSSYSKTDPDATFMRMKEDHMKNGQLKPSYNVQISSEDQFILNYTLHQDTNDIHTLRPHLENYEYLYQNLPETLTADAGYGSQENYELLSEKGIKGYVKFNTFDKEQNKAGKKRKEKAPFHRDQLYYNEKEDHYVCPMGQRMEKIAQATKTTKSGYRQTVSKYSAKNCNGCPIRNVCFKGKYNRVIERNHALEHYKQKAREHLLSELGEIKRRKRTADVEPVFAHIKSNRNFKRFTHRGLDKVELEFGLHALAHNMRKKSA, via the coding sequence ATGAAGCGCAATTTCAAGGAGTACAATCAACAACAAAATTGGCTTTTTCCTCCCTCTATTGAAGAATTGATTCCAGAAGACCATCCGGTTCGGATTGTCAATGGAGTTATCGAACATCTGGATCTAAAGCCACTAATTAAAGCCTATAGTAAAGACGGTCAGCCAAGTTATCATCCAAAGATGATGTTGAAGGTAATGGTCTATGCGTATATGGACAATACCTATTCTACCCGTAAGATAGAAAAGGCCATGCGGGAGAACATTAACTTCATGTGGCTCTCCAATAAGCAGGTGGCTGACCATAATACCATAGCCAGGTTTAGAAGCCAAAAGCTAAAGGATGTTTTCAAAGATATTTTTAAGCAAGTGGTATTATTGCTGGCCCAGGAAGGCCTTGTGAAGTTAAAAGAAGTTTATACCGATGGCACCAAAATAGAATCCGTAGCCGGCCGTTACACCTTTGTTTGGGGCAATGCCCTTAAAACCCAAAAAGAAAAGATGGCCCGGCAGCTCGAAGAGATGTGGGAGTATGCTCAAAGCATTGCTGATGAAGAGGATACCGATCCTACTCCTCCAGATTTTAAAAAAGTCGATAAGGAGAAGGTAGAAAAAACAGCTCAAAAGATTGACAAGATCCTCAAAGGGAATCCTAAAGCCAGCTCTAAAGCAAAAGCAAAAGCCCGCTATATTGCGAAAAATTTTCCTGCCAACCTGGAAAAATATGAGCAACAGGAGCAACTCCTTGGCAACCGAAGCAGTTATAGCAAAACAGATCCCGATGCTACTTTCATGCGAATGAAAGAAGACCATATGAAAAACGGGCAGCTTAAGCCAAGCTACAATGTACAGATCAGTTCCGAAGATCAGTTCATCCTAAATTATACCCTACACCAGGACACCAATGATATTCATACCCTACGGCCTCATCTTGAGAATTATGAATACCTCTATCAAAATCTTCCAGAAACTCTTACTGCTGATGCTGGTTACGGAAGCCAGGAAAACTATGAACTACTCTCTGAAAAAGGAATCAAAGGCTATGTAAAATTCAACACTTTTGATAAAGAACAAAATAAGGCAGGAAAAAAGCGTAAGGAAAAGGCTCCCTTCCACCGGGACCAACTTTATTACAATGAAAAGGAAGATCATTATGTATGTCCGATGGGACAGCGGATGGAGAAAATAGCCCAAGCAACAAAGACCACCAAATCAGGCTACAGGCAAACAGTAAGTAAGTATAGCGCAAAAAATTGCAATGGGTGTCCAATAAGGAATGTTTGTTTTAAAGGAAAATACAATCGGGTAATAGAACGTAACCATGCCCTGGAGCATTACAAACAGAAGGCTAGAGAGCATCTTTTATCTGAACTAGGAGAAATAAAGCGTAGAAAAAGAACGGCTGATGTGGAGCCGGTCTTTGCCCATATCAAATCTAACCGAAATTTTAAACGATTTACCCATCGCGGGTTGGATAAAGTGGAATTAGAGTTCGGATTACATGCCCTGGCGCATAATATGAGAAAGAAAAGTGCCTAA